The Macrobrachium nipponense isolate FS-2020 chromosome 13, ASM1510439v2, whole genome shotgun sequence genome has a window encoding:
- the LOC135225338 gene encoding uncharacterized protein LOC135225338, translated as MQLAINRIVEWAEKKGFKFSTSKTVAVHDQRISCKEETRFLGLLFDKRMTWVPHLKDLKVRCMQALNVLRVLSHTSWGADRNHLMILYKAIVASKLAYGCEVYSSASKSKLNILDLVHNAGIRIASGAFKSSPIPSLLVDSGELPLDSCRQISLVRYWHRIQRIPDSLTCKAVFNDKYFSLYEHNPRYPKPIGYRVLKILEDYSIPKVKVWPFKYSVVPPWKLPSVEHCRFFTGSKEEMSAEMLRISFFRNIWRNHDGSVIVFTDGSKSDAGVGYGVVFPNFNKKWLQLLKINGRKVSFCWSPAHGVAGNEVADSPAKTAVNQSHITRIDGNSHGLKSALVVSRKVTQEPCWDNV; from the exons ATGCAGCTGGCTATTAACAGAATCGTCGAATGGGCAGAAAAAAAGGGTTTTAAGTTCTCTACATCTAAAACTGTTGCTGTACATGATCAGAGGATATCATGTAAGGAAGAGACACGTTTTTTGGGTTTACTGTTCGACAAAAGAATGACTTGGGTACCTCACCTAAAAGATCTGAAAGTTAGGTGTATGCAAGCTCTGAATGTTTTAAGAGTGCTTTCCcatacatcttggggagcagataggaatcacctaatgatcctctacaaagccatagtggcatcaaaattagcatatggttgtgaggtatactcttcagcctcgaaatcaaaactaaatattttagatttgGTACATAATGCAGGAATAAGGATTGCGAGTGGTGCCTTTAAATCATCGCCAATCCCAAGCCTTTTGGTAGATTCAGGGGAACTGCCTCTAGATTCATGTCGTCAGATATCACTTGTTCGATACTGGCATAGAATCCAGAGGATTCCTGACTCATTAACTTGCAAAgcagtttttaatgataaatattttagccTTTATGAACATAATCCACGCTATCCAAAACCTATTGGAtacagagttttaaaaattttagaagatTATTCTATTCCAAAGGTCAAAGTCTGGCCTTTTAAGTATTCTGTTGTGCCCCCTTGGAAGCTTCCTTCTGTGGAGCACTGCAGGTTCTTCACTGGTAGCAAGGAAGAGATGAGTGCTGAGATGCTGCGCATCTCCTTTTTTAGAAACATTTGGCGAAACCATGACGGTTCAGTCATAGtttttacagatggatccaagtctgacgcaggcgttggctatggagttgtatttcccaattttaataaga agtggcttcagtTGCTTAAGATTAATGGTAGGAAAGTATCTTTCTGTTGGTCCCCTGCACATGGTGTGGCAGGAAATGAAGTAGCAGACTCACCTGCCAAAACAGCTGTCAACCAAAGTCATATAACTAG